A genomic window from Bacillus rossius redtenbacheri isolate Brsri chromosome 7, Brsri_v3, whole genome shotgun sequence includes:
- the LOC134534287 gene encoding arf-GAP with dual PH domain-containing protein 1-like isoform X1, with protein sequence MGDRNEKALLDLLKKAGNNVCADCGSKNPEWASYNIGIFVCMRCAGVHRGMGAHISKVKHLKLDKWEDSQVERMKEVGNTAARLKYEERVPPCFRRPTENDPQVLIEQWIRAKYQREEFLPPGQQKYVSGYMEGFLMKRGKEDSRYHPRKFVLLEAEDSLKYHVKENKEPKAVIKLSELNVVFAPDKIGNPNGLQLTFMKDGTTRHIFVYHDSAEVTVDWYMAIRCAKLHRLQLAFPHAEESELLAYLTNDFVQEGWLWKTGPRTTDGYKKRWFTLDNRKLMYHDQPMDAHPKGEVFLGHLQDGYGVRVGVPPGSKDQGFSFTLRTPDRAFSLSAATEEERDRWLQALEGVLERGLSPQDHAMAGRLVRKRASNSSMNIFSSR encoded by the exons ATGGGAGACAGGAATGAAAAAGCATTACTTGATCTTTTGAAGAAAGCGGGGAACAATGTGTGTGCTGACTGTGGTAGTAAAA ATCCGGAATGGGCGTCCTACAACATAGGTATATTCGTGTGCATGCGATGCGCGGGCGTCCACCGCGGCATGGGGGCGCACATCTCCAAGGTGAAGCACCTGAAGCTGGACAAGTGGGAGGACAGCCAGGTGGAGCGCATGAAGGAGGTTGGCAACACTGCGGCACGCCTCAAGTACGAGGAGAGGGTGCCGCCCTGCTTCCGCCGCCCCACGGAGAACGACCCCCA GGTGCTGATCGAACAGTGGATACGAGCAAAGTATCAGAGGGAAGAGTTCCTCCCGCCGGGGCAACAGAAGTACGTGTCCGGTTACATGGAGGGGTTTCTGATGAAACGAGGGAAGGAAGACAGCCGCTACCACCCACGTAAATTTGTCTTGTTGGAAGCGGAGGATAGTTTAAAGTATCACGTGAAGGAA AACAAAGAGCCGAAGGCAGTGATCAAACTGTCGGAGCTGAACGTGGTGTTTGCGCCCGACAAGATCGGCAACCCCAACGGCCTCCAGCTGACGTTCATGAAGGACGGCACGACGCGGCACATCTTCGTGTACCACGACAGCGCGGAGGTGACGGTGGACTGGTACATGGCGATCCGCTGCGCCAAGCTGCACCGCCTGCAGCTGGCGTTCCCACACGCCGAGGAGTCGGAG ctgtTGGCTTATTTGACGAATGACTTCGTCCAAGAAGGCTGGTTGTGGAAGACGGGTCCTCGCACTACAGACGGATATAAAAAGCGGTGGTTCACGCTGGATAACAGGAAGTTAATGTACCACGACCAGCCAATG GACGCGCACCCCAAGGGGGAGGTGTTCCTGGGCCACCTGCAGGACGGCTACGGGGTGCGGGTGGGCGTGCCGCCCGGCTCCAAGGACCAGGGCTTCTCCTTCACGCTGCGCACCCCGGACCGGGCGTTCAGCCTGTCGGCGGCCACGGAGGAGGAGCGCGACCGCTGGCTGCAGGCCCTCGAGGGCGTCCTGGAGCGCGGGCTGTCCCCGCAGGACCACGCAA TGGCCGGCCGTCTGGTTCGCAAGCgagcctccaacagctccatgaACATTTTCTCCAGCAGATAG
- the LOC134534287 gene encoding arf-GAP with dual PH domain-containing protein 1-like isoform X2 — MRCAGVHRGMGAHISKVKHLKLDKWEDSQVERMKEVGNTAARLKYEERVPPCFRRPTENDPQVLIEQWIRAKYQREEFLPPGQQKYVSGYMEGFLMKRGKEDSRYHPRKFVLLEAEDSLKYHVKENKEPKAVIKLSELNVVFAPDKIGNPNGLQLTFMKDGTTRHIFVYHDSAEVTVDWYMAIRCAKLHRLQLAFPHAEESELLAYLTNDFVQEGWLWKTGPRTTDGYKKRWFTLDNRKLMYHDQPMDAHPKGEVFLGHLQDGYGVRVGVPPGSKDQGFSFTLRTPDRAFSLSAATEEERDRWLQALEGVLERGLSPQDHAMAGRLVRKRASNSSMNIFSSR, encoded by the exons ATGCGATGCGCGGGCGTCCACCGCGGCATGGGGGCGCACATCTCCAAGGTGAAGCACCTGAAGCTGGACAAGTGGGAGGACAGCCAGGTGGAGCGCATGAAGGAGGTTGGCAACACTGCGGCACGCCTCAAGTACGAGGAGAGGGTGCCGCCCTGCTTCCGCCGCCCCACGGAGAACGACCCCCA GGTGCTGATCGAACAGTGGATACGAGCAAAGTATCAGAGGGAAGAGTTCCTCCCGCCGGGGCAACAGAAGTACGTGTCCGGTTACATGGAGGGGTTTCTGATGAAACGAGGGAAGGAAGACAGCCGCTACCACCCACGTAAATTTGTCTTGTTGGAAGCGGAGGATAGTTTAAAGTATCACGTGAAGGAA AACAAAGAGCCGAAGGCAGTGATCAAACTGTCGGAGCTGAACGTGGTGTTTGCGCCCGACAAGATCGGCAACCCCAACGGCCTCCAGCTGACGTTCATGAAGGACGGCACGACGCGGCACATCTTCGTGTACCACGACAGCGCGGAGGTGACGGTGGACTGGTACATGGCGATCCGCTGCGCCAAGCTGCACCGCCTGCAGCTGGCGTTCCCACACGCCGAGGAGTCGGAG ctgtTGGCTTATTTGACGAATGACTTCGTCCAAGAAGGCTGGTTGTGGAAGACGGGTCCTCGCACTACAGACGGATATAAAAAGCGGTGGTTCACGCTGGATAACAGGAAGTTAATGTACCACGACCAGCCAATG GACGCGCACCCCAAGGGGGAGGTGTTCCTGGGCCACCTGCAGGACGGCTACGGGGTGCGGGTGGGCGTGCCGCCCGGCTCCAAGGACCAGGGCTTCTCCTTCACGCTGCGCACCCCGGACCGGGCGTTCAGCCTGTCGGCGGCCACGGAGGAGGAGCGCGACCGCTGGCTGCAGGCCCTCGAGGGCGTCCTGGAGCGCGGGCTGTCCCCGCAGGACCACGCAA TGGCCGGCCGTCTGGTTCGCAAGCgagcctccaacagctccatgaACATTTTCTCCAGCAGATAG
- the LOC134534289 gene encoding protein shisa-5-like isoform X3, with protein sequence MLKMINFCGIVFLLVAALHCEAAMDCPFSNGNQYTAQLGLSSATQCPLVLGDPDDRFCCLNDRGAYYCCDLDEFENNLGAGIVIAIAVGTIAIISVLLCLCCCCCPCCCLYKRRHRGTVYGRVHTTVVHVPQPVVVPTHAAVQHAGAVPSAQPHTGFYPPTYDEATAKQAPYNPNY encoded by the exons ATGCTGAAAATGATCAATTTTTGTGGCATTGTGTTCCTTTTGGTAGCAGCTTTGCATTGTGAAGCAG CGATGGATTGCCCCTTCAGCAACGGCAACCAGTACACTGCGCAGCTCGGCCTGTCGAGCGCAACGCAGTGCCCCCTCGTCCTGGGCGACCCGGACGACAGGTTCTGCTGCCTCAACGACAGGGGCGCCTACTACTGCTGCGACTTGGACGAGTTTGAGAACAACTTGGG GGCGGGCATCGTGATAGCCATCGCGGTGGGCACGATAGCCATCATCTCCGTGCTGCTGTGCTTGTGCTGTTGCTGTTGCCCGTGCTGCTGCCTGTACAAGCGCCGGCACCGCGGCACCGTCTACGGAA GGGTCCACACGACGGTGGTGCACGTGCCCCAGCCGGTGGTGGTGCCGACACATGCGGCCGTTCAGCACGCCGGCGCCGTGCCGTCTGCACAGCCGCACACAG GCTTCTACCCGCCGACGTACGACGAGGCCACGGCTAAGCAGGCTCCCTACAACCCCAACTACTGA
- the LOC134534289 gene encoding protein shisa-5-like isoform X1, producing MLKMINFCGIVFLLVAALHCEAAMDCPFSNGNQYTAQLGLSSATQCPLVLGDPDDRFCCLNDRGAYYCCDLDEFENNLGAGIVIAIAVGTIAIISVLLCLCCCCCPCCCLYKRRHRGTVYGNMPQAGVHTTVVHVPQPVVVPTHAAVQHAGAVPSAQPHTGFYPPTYDEATAKQAPYNPNY from the exons ATGCTGAAAATGATCAATTTTTGTGGCATTGTGTTCCTTTTGGTAGCAGCTTTGCATTGTGAAGCAG CGATGGATTGCCCCTTCAGCAACGGCAACCAGTACACTGCGCAGCTCGGCCTGTCGAGCGCAACGCAGTGCCCCCTCGTCCTGGGCGACCCGGACGACAGGTTCTGCTGCCTCAACGACAGGGGCGCCTACTACTGCTGCGACTTGGACGAGTTTGAGAACAACTTGGG GGCGGGCATCGTGATAGCCATCGCGGTGGGCACGATAGCCATCATCTCCGTGCTGCTGTGCTTGTGCTGTTGCTGTTGCCCGTGCTGCTGCCTGTACAAGCGCCGGCACCGCGGCACCGTCTACGGAA ATATGCCCCAAGCAGGGGTCCACACGACGGTGGTGCACGTGCCCCAGCCGGTGGTGGTGCCGACACATGCGGCCGTTCAGCACGCCGGCGCCGTGCCGTCTGCACAGCCGCACACAG GCTTCTACCCGCCGACGTACGACGAGGCCACGGCTAAGCAGGCTCCCTACAACCCCAACTACTGA
- the LOC134534289 gene encoding protein shisa-5-like isoform X2 — protein MLKMINFCGIVFLLVAALHCEAAMDCPFSNGNQYTAQLGLSSATQCPLVLGDPDDRFCCLNDRGAYYCCDLDEFENNLGAGIVIAIAVGTIAIISVLLCLCCCCCPCCCLYKRRHRGTVYGTGVHTTVVHVPQPVVVPTHAAVQHAGAVPSAQPHTGFYPPTYDEATAKQAPYNPNY, from the exons ATGCTGAAAATGATCAATTTTTGTGGCATTGTGTTCCTTTTGGTAGCAGCTTTGCATTGTGAAGCAG CGATGGATTGCCCCTTCAGCAACGGCAACCAGTACACTGCGCAGCTCGGCCTGTCGAGCGCAACGCAGTGCCCCCTCGTCCTGGGCGACCCGGACGACAGGTTCTGCTGCCTCAACGACAGGGGCGCCTACTACTGCTGCGACTTGGACGAGTTTGAGAACAACTTGGG GGCGGGCATCGTGATAGCCATCGCGGTGGGCACGATAGCCATCATCTCCGTGCTGCTGTGCTTGTGCTGTTGCTGTTGCCCGTGCTGCTGCCTGTACAAGCGCCGGCACCGCGGCACCGTCTACGGAA CAGGGGTCCACACGACGGTGGTGCACGTGCCCCAGCCGGTGGTGGTGCCGACACATGCGGCCGTTCAGCACGCCGGCGCCGTGCCGTCTGCACAGCCGCACACAG GCTTCTACCCGCCGACGTACGACGAGGCCACGGCTAAGCAGGCTCCCTACAACCCCAACTACTGA
- the LOC134534289 gene encoding protein shisa-5-like isoform X4: MDCPFSNGNQYTAQLGLSSATQCPLVLGDPDDRFCCLNDRGAYYCCDLDEFENNLGAGIVIAIAVGTIAIISVLLCLCCCCCPCCCLYKRRHRGTVYGNMPQAGVHTTVVHVPQPVVVPTHAAVQHAGAVPSAQPHTGFYPPTYDEATAKQAPYNPNY, encoded by the exons ATGGATTGCCCCTTCAGCAACGGCAACCAGTACACTGCGCAGCTCGGCCTGTCGAGCGCAACGCAGTGCCCCCTCGTCCTGGGCGACCCGGACGACAGGTTCTGCTGCCTCAACGACAGGGGCGCCTACTACTGCTGCGACTTGGACGAGTTTGAGAACAACTTGGG GGCGGGCATCGTGATAGCCATCGCGGTGGGCACGATAGCCATCATCTCCGTGCTGCTGTGCTTGTGCTGTTGCTGTTGCCCGTGCTGCTGCCTGTACAAGCGCCGGCACCGCGGCACCGTCTACGGAA ATATGCCCCAAGCAGGGGTCCACACGACGGTGGTGCACGTGCCCCAGCCGGTGGTGGTGCCGACACATGCGGCCGTTCAGCACGCCGGCGCCGTGCCGTCTGCACAGCCGCACACAG GCTTCTACCCGCCGACGTACGACGAGGCCACGGCTAAGCAGGCTCCCTACAACCCCAACTACTGA